Genomic segment of Populus nigra chromosome 6, ddPopNigr1.1, whole genome shotgun sequence:
ACAACTCCCTCGTTCAGAAAATTATGTTCATGGGGTTTGTAGCTCTCATTCATTTAGCAAGAGCATCGATCCTCTAGAAAGCATCATTCTTTTCTGGAACTAGCATCTtattcaagtcttttttttcaaGGGGTGGCTCCATCTTCAGAGGTTATAGAGGGCTTCATCCACATAACCTGATAAACAagatctcttccttattcatgGCCAACAAGCTTAAACTTCAGGTTGTTGCAGTTGAGTACTATTCAAGTGTGTTTATATGCCCAAGATCTCTCACATTCCTATATATGCTGGGATATATCGACTCCACAAATGCAACTAATACTCgggttgtatttgttttttttatttaatctactctttaaaattaatactttttaaactattttttatttgaaaaatattaaattgatattattttagattttttttataattctgatacattaatatatatatatatatatatatatatatatatatatatatatatatatatatatataaatatcctaataaatttttaattaaaaaatatttttacaaaccACAGCATTATCTAAAACACACTCCTCCAAACCTGAGCTTATTTTGACGCCCTGAAAGTGAAGAATGTTCTTCCTGTGGCTTGACTTTTGGGATTTTGAAGTGACAAACTGGgtcatgtatgtatatataatgGTCACCTTTTCCTCGCAAGAGGAACATGAGTGCATAGTTATTGCACTGGTACCGAGCCAGCGACTTGATCTGAAACTCAAAAAATAGCTTcatttgaattagttttttttttttaaaaaaaaaatcaatttagatatAGGTTCAATCAAACTTGGATGACTTCTCAGTTAAATCTATAACCCGACTAAATCTATGTGAGACCCAGCTGGGTCACGgaatttcctttttaaatttttttctaaaatatcatcgttttattttttaactttcttttatcCAAAACATGTTATCTAATGAAAAgaccactaaaaaaataaaagatatctAAAGcagtgttattttaaaattaattcaaattgacTTAAAGATCTAATTAATAACCTGAGTTCTTAGCCAGGTGTGGCCACGGCACACGTTCTAACATTGCATGATTCAATGATATATGAGCTGGAAATAGCATCTTTTCAGCTAAGAACGAGAGAGggattcaaatattattttctctttaatattGATCAGACGAAGAAAGATTGAGCAGTTGTTTATTCACAGCAGATACCTGTTTCAATGTGGGGTTGATGGAGGTATATAGATCGATTTAGTATTGAGTGCTAACATGGTTATAAAACAGAAAGCCTGTGGGCCCCTACAATACTAGCTAGGTCATGACAAAACCAACCAAGATGGTGTGATGAAGCCTCCTTAAAAGGAAGTGAAAATATAGGATTTTCAAAGCAGTTGTTTTTGGAACTCTTCATTTTGTGCTTTGTGTATGTCTGTGACTTGCTTCCCTGGTTTGATATAAGCTAGAGCTACTAGCCCTTGTGATACTATAAATTCCATCCCTCACTAGCTAGAGAAAGTCTTTCATGCAAAAATCACTTCAGCTATAAAAAATATGGACCTTATGGCCATCGTCACTGCTCTATGCATTTGTCTCTCTGTTCTTCTCGTTACACCTTCTGCTGCTATGCAAGTTCATGAGAAGCAATCATCACATCAACATGGTACGTAATCAAGTAAACAAAATCTCTGCTTCTGTACTGCTATCTCAAATGATCATGATCACgttcttaatattattatatatgtcATTGTGAGCAGCCGCCGCCGATGATAGAATCAAGTTCTCTGACCTCCCTACACTGCCAAGGAAACTCAGAGTACTCCTTGATCAGGAAGCAGCTGTATGTATCCACAACGAACAACAACTGATTGTTCTCGTCACTATTTGTTTACCTTGTTGCACACTTGCGATTTGCTGACTTTAATATCCTCAAACCTTCTTAAAAGCAGGTTAAAAGTTATGCAGCTCGAAGCTCCACTTCGCTCAATAAGCAGAAGGGAGACAATGCTCCAggtaaattctgaaaaaaaaccaCCCGTACATGCAAACCATAGTATTAGGAGCATCAAGTAGCTAGTGCTTGTTTTAAGGCGTTAACTCTCATCAGATACACCCGCATCATAGATAAAGGCATATATATGCACTTTAGGTGGGCAGTAGATACACTTCTGtggagagaaattttttttctttgggtaCTTCATAGGTTCTCTATAAATTCAAGTCATAGGTTGTCTAGCTTCTCATCCCCAGAATCGCAGCTATTAGCTAACAGTACTGCACGCTAGTCGTACCAAGTAATGGCATGTTCTAACTAGTAGAGACAAGCAGTCCTTAGTACTAGTGAACAGTTAGACTTCTTGTAAGAAGAATTAACGAAGGGATTGTCTTCGCCCTAgtctctaattaatttaaaccaACTAGCATTATCATGCCAATAACACTGTATAGTACAGGATGATGTATATTATGAATAAAATCAGCGATTTGCTTCCCTTCCAACTTCCAAAATTGACCCCTTATGACCACTTCTTCCAGATAGTAGGTAGTTTTgctctttgttatttttttaactacataTTCTACTTGAATTAATGTTTCCCAATCAAACAATGACAAATTTAATTAGAGGCTGGCTATgttccattaattaattaataagtgTGATATCATGTCCAGGCAAAGCATACCATAAGGAACAAAATGGGGTGCATGGAGGCAGACCAGCCGGGACATGGCGTGAATGGGTCGAGGGGACCGACACGTCCCATTTTTTTACGATGGATTATACGCAAGTTAGAAGAAGACGTCCGATACATAACAAATCCTTGCCGGTTGGTCCATAAAACATGGAGCGGGGGCCCGGCGGCGTCGATAAAATTGCTGGTTTAATCTCAGTAGTATGGTTAGAAGAAGAAACTTTTTGAGTAGCTAAGCTAGGAGGACGTAAAATTTTGGTTAAAAAGTAATGTTATTGTAATTACGGGAAGGAGGAAtgtgttttgttgttatttgtGTATTATGGCCGACATTACGGAGCAAAACCCTAAGATTTGTAGCAAACTAGGACGACCGTACTAGCTTGTCGaatttatttcaacttttttttttttaatttttaattttgttcatgTAGTGGTCAAAATTGGGTTACCAACCCCAATATTGAGTAACATGCTCTCTCGCGAGTAACAAGCAAACCGCCTTCTATAATATTAATTCTCTACTCGGCTACGTAATTAGAATTCCAACATCACATTATTCTCGTTTGGGGTAAACAAGTCTTGTGTTGGAAGAAGTGGCTGACTATATGTTATCCTCGGTAAATTAACCCACCCTAATTAGGCCATCCATATTTGGCATATTTACTCTAGGGGTTATTTAAGTGAATtgtagtagttgttttttacatgtttttttttaaaatactttcaaataatatatttttatttttttaaaatattttttaatatcaacatattaaaacgatttaaaaacatataaaaagactaatttcaataaaaaaaattcaatatttttcaaaaacatttttaaaacacaaaaataaatctactctaaaaaaaatatctctttgAAATTAAAGCTTCACCTAGTTGCCGATTATTTTGAACAACTTGATCAAATCATAAAGGTCAAAATATCTATCCGGAAATGAACCGTGCGTGCATGATGTTGAGACAACCCATAAGAAAAAGGTCTGATTACAATCCATGAATCCAATCTTCCtcgagtgaaaaaaaaatattattgagaaacAATAAGGCATGAGCCGAGTACAAACCGAGGCCAGAAGATTTTGGTGAGCTATGGGGATAAATGGTTcggtttatattttatataattgattagttttttgTAATATGTTTcttatattctaaaaataacattaagtTCTACAAGAACaagactttggttttttttttaaataaaatctttattttaaaaaaattaaaataacttgagCAGgcacatatatattaattcacTTCAGGCCCGCACTTGCCAGGCCTTTACGGTCTCCCACGGAAAACGACCCGCTCGGTTAAGAAAGGCCCAGATGATAACAAACCAGGCCTCACCCTCTACAGTCGAACCCCATCATAAAACTAAAGAAATTGTTTCCAAGAGTGAAAACATCAAACGgtctcattatatatatatatatatatatatatatatatatatatatatatatatatatatatataaaatagacacacacacacacacaatacaAAAAACGAGCCTCTAGTTTGGTGCTTCTTTCAAGATGCCGGGGACAAGCACTAGCAACAAAGTCCATGCATGGGAATGGCCTAAGGTGACTGGGTCTCTCTCTCTACATATACCAGCAGTTCTTTGCTTGAATCTCAGAGTCAGAGACATTATCAGTAGCTAGAAACCGGCCTGTTACAACGCTGCTGGCACGTACAGCACTGGAGTCGCTACGCTAAGACCTCCACAACTTTCTGCTCTGTCATGGATTTATATCGTGAATCCAATTTATTCTGACACGACGGAAGGTTACGAAGAAGACGGCACGCTGCTGTTGACAGGGACAAGATGGGGGAGATATATGCCATGTAGTGAATTAATTAGATCATACAGGGATTCCACTTCGaggaaaacacaaaacaaatgcAGAGTAGGAAGGAATGGAATCAAATCCACTCGTTCTGCTCGCCCAAGTGAATAGTTTTTAACCAGCTAGTCCATGGCAACTTgtggtgtattttattttattttattttgctgagCAACGAGAAAGAAGAGTTTTGTGCGGTGTTGTTTTACAAGCAAGTGATGaaataaatgttaattattaagttttaatttttaatttgatgataaaattGTATTATTAGTATTTGAGGTTTCAGTGTGGTATCGTCCTGCATGCaagtttttgataaattatcagatttttgtttttttattattatttttgataaaactgTAATATCAGTTTGGTGAGTAAAATTGTAACATTAATATTATAGAATTCTTTAAtcactgaataaaaaatattaataatctggtaaataatcaaatatttttttttgagaaaattaagTGGCAACTCCGtttaaagtatatataaaaaatacaaacatgatcaaattttaaaatatttttttataattattcttttataaaaatatctgaaatttcattattgatattaatataagaAAGTCTCTATCCACCATATCTATATACTcacttccaaacaaaaaaacaaaatgttttttttttaaaacacagaaaataaaagtattatCTACGATATTAAGGGGGAGTTTacttcaataaataataataatttaaaaaaaaaaaaactgtttttggAAAGGAAATCTGAATCCGGAAAATAGAGCACCGACAGTAAAACGTCGTTGCGTTTTTTAATCTTAGAGTGGTTAACAAACTATCTGCACCACAggcatttttatcataaaacgtaaaaacagaaaaataaaagaaagtctataacaaaacaaaaacacagaaaaatggAAGATTTATGGAACAGAGCGAAGGTATTCGCAGAAGAAGCAGCGAAGAAATCCCAAACCCTAACAACTTCTTCCAACAAGATCGCCGATTTAGTAGCTGAAACCGCCAAGAAATCCAAAGAACTTGCCTTGGAAGCCTCCAAAAAAGCCGATGAGTTCAAAGTCGCCGCTCTTAAACAAGCGGATCAGATCCAAATCAAGTCCATTTCCGATATCATCCCTCCTCAGCTGTCCTCTCTCTCCATCGTTAATACCAATGccttctcttcctcctcctcctcttccggCTCTGTTGTTTCCGATTCGGAGCTCCGGAAGTTTGGTGTTACTGATGATCTGAGAGATTTTGTCAAAGGATTGACTTCTGTTACTTTTCAGAACTTTCCTGTTGAAGGTAAATTCACATCTCTTAAAAtgtgatatgatttttttgttaattgtacTCATCGGATTACAATTTTGTTCATTTTGATGGTGTAGATGAAGGAGAGCCGTCTGACGTGGAGACAACGGAGTCAAATGTACGGAAGGATCTTAGCGAATGGCAGGAGAGACATGCTACTCTTGTTCTCACCACCGTGAAGGTAATTTtgcatattttaatttgaagatgttgtattttctttttctgtgttTGAAATCAGATTATAATTCCGTGTGTTTTAACTGTATTTACAGCAAATTTCGAAGTTGCGATATGAGTTGTGTCCGCGTGTGATGAAAGAAGGGAGATTCTGGAGGATTTATTTCATTCTTGTCAGCACTCATGTTGGGCCGTAtgtatttattcttctttttggaGTTCCCTGTTGGTTTAATTAGTGATTGAAAAAGGTTGTTTATGCTTTTGGGTTTCCCATCACGAATGCTTAATGGTCAGacgtgaattgaaaaaaaaaaatccacactGGTCATCTCGGTAAGATTTATTAAGCTACATTTCTTTGAGCTAGGAAGATCAGGAGATAAAAATTTATGCCGCTTAATCATATGTGCATGTGCAATGCAGGGAAGATAATTGCCGCATCTAGATAGCTTTTAATGTGAACAGTGAAGTTACAGCAGTTTTGATGCTTTATATGGAAATTGAAACCACTTGCTTATTTCATCCATGAATCAGTGGAACAGGAAGACTGGAGTGGTTGCTTGCATTTGATTCTCTAAAATTTTTAGGTTCAAATTAGCATGTCTATTAGAGGTGGTCATGGGATTCACAAAATAATACAGTATAGGTCTTATTTTGCCGTGTTTGCTTTCCGTGGTTAAAACTCAGGTATGAGAAGCAGTATACGGAGGAGGTTAAGCGCAAAGCAGAAGAGCAGATACAACATGAAAAGGCCAAGGAAAGTTATGTGGTTGGGGAGAATTCTTCTAAATCAGAACCAACGCCTAAGAACCTGAAAACTGAGACATCCTCGGTTGAGCAGGACTTGGACTCGTTTCTTTTGGGAGATCTTGAAGACAGCGATGGGGGTCCAGGTACATTCTTTCAACATTTAGGTTTATGAACAAGTTGGTTGCAGCACCATTAACTCCATTTGTGACTTCAAACATATTCACTCTGCTCTTTATGTTAACTACTTTGTTTGTGATGCTTACAACATGCATGGAAGGATAGTCAACATATAGAATACTTTTTCAGTAGACATAGTGTTTTTATGAAGAAACCAAGCCGAGTCTAGATTTTGGAATTCACACTGCTCCCCTAGCTGCTATCCTCTCAAGGGTCTCCGATTTTCTATTAAGTTGTTTAAATTCTTTGGACCAATGGTGAATGTACAATGGGTTGTGAGAGTTTTCCCTTAATATCAATGTGCTCTTATGCGAAATGGGCCATATATTGGAATCTTAATCCTAAAACACCCTCTTAGGTCAAAGAGACATCCATTGGGACctctttgaatttaaattttaatattagtggCATATTATACTCTTTAAGAAACATGACTTCATAATCATGCTGATAAACCCTTTGTCATTGCTGGCATGTCCCGTACACTTTGAGGTGCTTAATCAATGGCTGATCCTTTCTTGGTAAATGCTTTGGCTGCCATCCTGTTTGACATGATTCGTGAATTGCATGGGTGCAAGTGGAATGTGGAAAGGAATGTTTGCTTAACATAATTCATAGAAAAACGATCTATGAATAGAATGacattcagtttttttaatcttctccAACGCTTCCTCTTTTGTCATTGCCTtcagtttttcaattatttactGTCTTTCAGATGATGGTGATGCGagctttgatgatgattttgacaAGATTGACAATTCTGTAAGTTCATCTTatgagttctttttttttaatctcttcctGTCATGGCACTCTTTAAGCTAGCACCTTTTATTCCAGTTAGCATGCCTGCTCTGCAAATTACTTGATTAGGTCAGAAAGAATGGGCATGCTAGGCACTTGTACAAAATTGTACGGTTGTTTGGTAAATGAGTGAAATTCGATGGACATTGCAGGATGCTGAAGATGAGAAGCATTTGAAGAAGGCGACAGGTACTACAGATTAGCTTGATGATAATTGAAGAGATTATGGAGGGGGAGAGAGGGGGGGGAAAGCTCCTGTAAAGAATGGAAAAGGACCGGTAAAAGGAATACATAAGCACCACTTATTGGTGTATCTCAATATTCAAAATCATGGTTCTAAAGAGGTGCATAGTAGCTGGGAAATTTGTGCTTTGCTATAGATCACGTGTTCTTTCATTTGTTTCAATGGTAAGTTACGATGCCTGTTTGTCTAAAAGATTGGGGGAAGTTGACTTGCGTTGTATACTCTATTTCTTGGAACAGTTGATTCAAGAATTTTCAGTTCAATTTGGAAACATATTGAAGTATTCGGGGTGTTATGCTGTGCAAATTCCATTATTTCTTTGAAAAGGCGCTCGAGCTAAATGCGGCGCAATAGTGATTCAAGGGAATAGAATATCCTTGCTCCATGGAATCCTCCAGTCTCATCTCATGGCTGACACCAGAAGGCGCCAACTACTTGCTGTAGACTAGAGTGACGGCAATTCAAGAGATTGTGGAGAGCAAAACGCAGGGAGAACGGGAAAGGACCCCTTATTGGTGTGCAGTGATCGCAAATGAGCGGGTATgaattaaatcataaataaattatggataAAATATCAAGGAATCGCTATTGGCTCAGCCTGACTAAACTTTTTGTTGATGAAGTAAACCAAAATGACCTAGCTACTCTCTCTCTCCTGTTatatccacacacacacactcaaaaaaaaaatctacttaaTTTCTTGAAGAAACCAAAACTGAACACCCCCTTCTGTTCTGTTCCAGTGTCGATTGTCAAATGAAGCTATCTATCTCCATGGAACCACCACCGGCTAGCATGTGAGTTAACAAatgctgtaaaaaaaaatcaatccttCTTATAGATAGCCATCTCAAGATCTCACCTGAGTCGCATTAACAAATGCTGTACCAGATCATCCTATTTGCTAATGTTCCAGTCATTAACAACTGCGATCACAATCCCTAAAAAGAGTTCCTCGTCTTCGCTCCTAATTGAAATCACCATCGTTGTGGGTGAGAGACAACGTGGAGAATTCACAGCACCAAACCCGATTGCTTTCATAACAAATCCAATCTGTTCTATTAGCCAGGGAAGATTTTAAGAGGGTTGTGGAGCAATGAAGATTTTggaaaaaagagatttttttttcgattCCTCTTGATCAATGGTTAGAAAATGTGAAAGCCCATGGATTTGCAAAGTTGGAGTCTTGGAGAAGAGAGGGTGCCAGACTGGAGGAGAACGAGGGATGGAGGTGCATGGTTTTGGGTTTttctcgagaaaaaaaaaacaaaaaacaacttgTGTGGACCCGTATGTTTTGTAGTTTTAATTTCATGTAGTCCATAAAAAATGGGAAAATTTGATCATTTTGGTTATTcgataattgaaaattttattaggCTTTGCCAGCAACCATTCCCAAAACATTATCGTCtccatttatttcttaaatagttatttaaaaccccgacttatttattttttaaatgaatatacATATGTAGACTTAACCCTTGTTCAGTCCAGTAACTAACATTAAACaggaattaagaaaaatatcaatgaagTTCCAGCACCAGGGCACCCACAAAAActcattaagaaaaataacagtaTTTTTCACACTAAATTTGTGGGCTCACGCGGccgtgatattttttttatccgttaaaaaaaaaacatgtttgaaataAGCAATATAAAACGAAACTCAGAGCATGGACCCGactggcaaaaaaaaaaacaagtatattCTGGTCAGATAATACAAGAACAACATGTATGAACAATTAATagactgttttttttaaaaaaaaaagaagaagaagaaaattacagaaaaagaacaatcaccaaaacaaaaaaaatgacaatgcTAAGGTTTCAGTtagtcaaatgataaaaaaaaataataacttgaaTCAATCTAACTAAATATGCTACATATGCGAGTTAGGTTATGCAACTAGGATAAACCAACataaagcaaatatatatataaaaaaattaattccaaacaaTTCAAAGTAaagggatggaattgaaaaaaaaataattaaaaatataacaaaaaaacaacaagctGGATAAGCTAACTAAACTTTGCGATCTTGATCACGTTAAAAAATTACGaaactcaatttcaaaacaactcaatattaaaagacaGAATGTagcaaatattaaataaaaaaacaatcttaaaaaaatcgaGATAACTTAAGTTAACTCACCAAACTCGTAGTCTAAGTGATGGGATCGAGATAAacgaatagaaaaataattaaagaaaattataaagttcaatcaCATAAAACTCCAACCTTTAAGGATGgaactgaaaaagaaaattaatccccaaccaatttaatattaaatgatgaaattaaataaaaatatcaatcttaAGAACTTGTTAGtgtaaattcaacaaagaacgacaaatcaaaaaaaatcaagataacccaagttatttttaaaatcagtgcaAAATTctataaaaccaaaacaacaAAGCTCGATCTCCAATTGAATCAATATTgaaaagtgaaattgaaaaaacataagctaaaaaaaagagggggggacGGGGGGGAGCAAACATGAGTGGACCTCTTGAACCTGAGTTGGTGTTTGAAATTTATAACTTGTAAAATCTTAGACTTTAGTTTAATCAATAAacttaattcataatttaatattaaataataattttttaaaaatcacgagggtgaaaaaataagatcaaatttgatggaAACAAAAACTCAAGGATGATGATGTGGACTaagtttaaaagttaaaattaaaaaaagaggaggGACGGGGGGAGCAAACATGAGTGGACCTCTTGAACCTGAGTTAGTGTCTGAAATTCATAACTTGTAAAATCTTAGATTTTAGTTTAATCAATAagcttaatttataatttaatattaaatgataaatttttaaaaatcacgaGGGTGAAAAAATGAGATCAAATTTGACGGAAACAAAAACTCAAGGATGATGATGTGGACTAAGtttgaaagttaaaattttaaagtggatgaaattaaaaagaaattataatttcaaaaattattataaataaaataaatactaatcataataataagaatttgattaaaaggattaacaaaataaaaggttgcTTTCATTGTTCCTAATACCTTGTTAAAAGGTTTTAGGATTGAAagtcaaatttataattatactattataaCAAATAGTAAAagtcaaatttataattatacatgaaggagttttaggtttttgttaatGATTATAGAAATAGCTTATGTGTGACTTGACACTATACAATTGCtttatgttaaaagaaaaatcccaAGCATTAACAGCACTtggcttttttaaattttcattatttgttttttaatctagaTTTTGATTAACacactttcttttattttttttcaaattattttttttacatggtaATTAATCTtctaaattatttcaataattttataatacttcAAATAAGTTATTATagtttatctttaaaatctctCTCTTAAGTTTTAGATAGATAAATTTTATgacatatttataaaaaataaaaatcattgatatgtaacaatcaaaattaaccttgatatatataaaaagtataaaacaaaaggacaaCCAAAGTAAAATATTTGTGCATACATTCATCTTttgtttattacaaaaaaatatctctttttttttatcggttcatataatttttaatttattttattaggtttATGCATAACTTTTatgcttttaattaaaaaataataatgatactaAAAAAATGCATCTATATCAcggactatttattttttttaatttaaaaattaactttgaatcatttcatgtttttttttatagacttATTCTTATAACTACACGTGTGAAAATGATcaattcgtgtttttttttttattattgctgAAAATTTCTTTCACCGTAATAATAAgttcttattttaataaaaaaaaacattgatttttatataaaaatatttttgcagcAAGGAAATTGAttctttattatataaatatattttttcctccTTGATTCAAGTAACTAAATTTtacaagaataattttttaagagccattattttttttcccatagtctaaattgctaataaaaaaacatattattgtaaaaaataatagacGAATAAGAAAAGTCAATTTTCATTTAAGAAATacttttttctatcaaattttagcCATTTCATTTCTTATAAACACACAGTGTAATTGAATGAAAAAGGGTCGTGACAgggcatggaaaaaaaataattattttctgcaTTAAATAAGGCTGCACGTCTCTTAGGCTGCAAATCCCATgttttcaacaatatttttttttattcatttggtACGCAGGGAGCCCATTTGTTTTATGGGCCAAAGCCTCCAGTCTTGTATAATGGGCTTCATTCTCTTAGCCCCCCACCCCCAATATCTTTTTGGTAAGGCCCCCCACCCCCAATATCATTAAAAAGCTTTTCATTGATTTCACAAGGGGATGCCCGAAGTTTGTCCACAGCAGGATCTCCAAACTCCATGGCGCTTCTTTCTCTTCTAGTCTCAAAACCCTCACTCAAAACCTCCTTTCTCCCCCTCACTTCTCACTTAATTCCCATCATGCCCTCTTCCCCTCTCTCTTCTCATTGCACCACCCCCACTTTCCCATTGCCTTCTCAATCTCCTCCTGTGCCAAAGAAACGACCTTTCAATATCTCTGCTCATACCAGAACGTGGCAAGATCCTTATTATTGGATGAGAAACGCTAAAGACCCTGACTTTGTTGATTATCTCAACCAAGAAAACTCTTACGCTCAAGCTTTCATGGCTGACACTCAAAACCTGCAGAGGACTTTGCTCGAGGAAATGAAAAATCGACTGCCTACTCAGATTTCAACTCCTCCTGAGCGCTGGGGTCACTGGTTTTTCCCTTTTGTACCTATCCTTTTTAACTGTTATGACTAACTTTATAACCTTGCATTATAAATATGTGAATTTGGTTTCTTATGGGATAGAAATTAATTTGTCCAGGTGGTATGGTTCATAAGCTGTTTATTTCATCacatttgtgtttttatttcatttggaGGGAACCTTTCCTGGAATTAGTGAATtactgtaattttatttttccatttgaGCAGGTTGTACTACCAGTACATTCCTGAGGGGAAGGAATACCCAGTTCTATGTAGAAGGTTGGAAACTGAGGAAAGTGGTTTGTTAAAGACACTTCTCAATTATGCCAAGGGACATTTTGGGATGGAGCAAGTTTTGCTTGACTGGAACCAAATTGCTGAACAATACGGCAAGcttcttttttccccctttCATTTGAGTTGGataccccccccccctttttccTGGGGAAATTTTGACAGTGTAGCTTAAGCTTTATAGGGAGGGAAATGTATCGTTAACTCTTCCATTTGGTCATTCTTCttccctgtttttttctttgtttagaaGGCCAAGGGAAATGTatcttttaaattgtaaaaaatccTAATAAAACAGGTCAATAAGTGAAACAGAATTTGGCGTTGTTGATTG
This window contains:
- the LOC133695746 gene encoding protein GOLVEN 6; protein product: MDLMAIVTALCICLSVLLVTPSAAMQVHEKQSSHQHAAADDRIKFSDLPTLPRKLRVLLDQEAAVKSYAARSSTSLNKQKGDNAPGKAYHKEQNGVHGGRPAGTWREWVEGTDTSHFFTMDYTQVRRRRPIHNKSLPVGP
- the LOC133695629 gene encoding uncharacterized protein LOC133695629 — translated: MEDLWNRAKVFAEEAAKKSQTLTTSSNKIADLVAETAKKSKELALEASKKADEFKVAALKQADQIQIKSISDIIPPQLSSLSIVNTNAFSSSSSSSGSVVSDSELRKFGVTDDLRDFVKGLTSVTFQNFPVEDEGEPSDVETTESNVRKDLSEWQERHATLVLTTVKQISKLRYELCPRVMKEGRFWRIYFILVSTHVGPYEKQYTEEVKRKAEEQIQHEKAKESYVVGENSSKSEPTPKNLKTETSSVEQDLDSFLLGDLEDSDGGPDDGDASFDDDFDKIDNSDAEDEKHLKKATGTTD